The following is a genomic window from Hymenobacter chitinivorans DSM 11115.
TCTGCAGCGTGGTAGTCACGTGCTGCTGGCCCACCACGCTTCTGAACGTGGCAGGACGATATTTACGGGCCGAAACGACGAAATTTTCCATACTCCTTCCTGCAAAGATACCCCGAAAAGACGGGCTTTGGAAGGGTTGCAAAGACCATTTCAGCCGGCCACGCCCAGCACCTTGCACAAGGCTGCCGTTCGGTTATCCACTGCCAGCTTAACATAGATGTTCTGCAAATGATTCTGCACGGTGCGCGGGCTGATGCGCAGGCGCTGGCTGATTTCCTTGTCGCTCAGGCCCTGGCGCAGGCAGCCCAGCAGCTCGGCTTCGCGGGGCGTAAAATGGTCGTGCAGCAGGAAATTGTTGGGGCTCAGCCCCGGCACGGCGGCGGCAAGATGGGCCTGCCGCACGGCCTGCTGAAAGTGGGGCACCAGCAGGGTTAGCAGGTAGCGGTCGGCCTCGGTGAAGTCGCGGCCGGCGCGGTTGAGGGTGCAGGTAATCCAGCCGTATTCCACCACGGGCAACCCCACAATCAGCTCCCGCAGGGGCAGGCCGGTGGGCTGGTAAAATTCCTGGTAGAGTGCCGAATTGCGAAACTGCCGGCTCGGACGAAAGTCGCTGGTCCGCAGGGCTTCGGGACGCCGCTCCACGATGAGGCTGACGAAAAGCGGGTGCTCGGGCAACAGCTGGCGCAGGGTTTCGAAGTCGGCCGCCGAAAACCGCTGGGCCGGGTAGTAGCCCAGGTTCACCATGCCGCTGGATTGGTCGAACCCGTCGAGACTAACAATTTCGGCGCTGAGAGCGGTGGCGGCCGCCTGGGCCAGTCGCGCAAACACGGGCCCGGCCTCGGTGGCGTACACCAGCAAGGTGGCCTGCTGCAGGCGCTGCAGCTCGGCGGGGCGCAGATAGGTGCGGGTAAGAGCCATCAGAACAGCGGCAAGTAAAGCAAGCAAAGCACGGGGGCCGCTAGGCTATGTACGGAGGAAGCTGCCAATTGGAAGATATAGTGACTAGGTAATATTACTCATTTATCCCGACTCGGCGGCGCGTAGCTTGCGGAAGCCCCCGAAAGTAACTTGGCAACACACATCATCATGTGATTGAAGTAGATAGGCTTTGGGGGTAAACTTGGCGGGGCAAATCTGGCTGGCGCTTTTGCTGGCCGTTGCCCCACTTTTTCTGCTTGTATGCGCCACTGCCACCCACTTGTGCTACTTCGCTTACTGGCTTTGCTCGTGCTGCTGGGCGGCGCCGGTGCGGCCCGGGCCCAAACCCTGGCCACGCGGGTGTATACCCTGGCCGACGGACTGCCGCAAAGCACCGTGTACGCCCTGGCGCAGGACGACCGGGGCCAGCTCTGGGCCGGCACCCAGGGTGGGGTCGGCTGGTTCGACGGCCACCGTTTTCAGAGCCTTGATACCCACCAGGGCCTGCCCGACAACCACGTAACGGCCCTGCTGCCCGGCCCGGGCCACCGCATGCGGCTGGGGCACTACTACGGGGCGTTGTCGGAAATCGACTCGGCGGGCAAAGTCCGGCTGATTGGGCCCCGGCAATGGCGGGCCAAGGCGCCCATTCATCAGCTGCTGCCCGCCGCCAAGGGCGGCTTGTGGGCCGTCACGTCCGGGGCCGGGCTTTACCGCCTGCCGGGCTATTCGGGTGGCCCAGTACAGCATTTTACTAAAGCCCAAGGCTTGCCCTGCGACACAATTAGCCAGGTAGCGGCCGGCCCCCGCGGGCAGCTCTGGCTGGCTACCCCCGACGGGCTGGGCGTACTCGATACGGTGGCCGGGCGCGCGGTGCCCGCCCCGGCGGTACTGGCCCGGCAGCGGCTCTATTCTATCTATCGGGTGTCGGATAAGGCGTACTGGGTGGGCCTGGCCAATGGGCTGGGGGAGCTGACGCAAACCGCGGCCGGCTGGCAGCTGCGCCCTATCGGCACCAGTCAGGGCCTTTGCCCGGGGCCGGTGCTGCGGGTATTGGCCGACCACCAGGGCCGAATCTGGACCTTGGCGGCGGCCGGCATTTCGCGCTACGAGCCCCGCACCGGCCGGGCCGTGTCGTTTCCCCAAACCCATTTGCTCAGCGACCAGACCGGCAACAGCCTGCTCGAAGACCGGGAAGGCAACCTCTGGGCCGCCCTCGACGACGGAATTCTGCAGCACATTGCCGACGAGCGGTTTACCTTATACGGGACTGAGGAAGGCATGAGCGGCGGTACCGACGTGCAGGCTATTATTCCGATGGGCTCCGGCCTCTACTGGGTGGCTACCCGCAACGGTCTGTGGGAGCTGCGGCCCACCGCCCCGGCCGGGCAGCGGCTGCGGCCCGGGCACCAGCGGCCGGGCGGGGCCGAGGCCAACTTTATCCGGGCCTTGTTCCGGGACCGGCAGGGCCGGGTGTGGCTGGGCAGCCGCGGGGCCGGCGCCGCGTATTACGACCCCGCTACCGGGCAATGGCGGGAACTGAGCAACGTGGCCGGGCTGGTCGGGCAAAACGTGCGGCACTTTGCTCAGGACCGCCTCGGGCGGGTGTGGGCCGTGACGGGCGGGGGCGGGGCCACCGTTATTCTGAACCCACGTACGGGGGAGGCGCGCACCTACGGCGCGAGTTCCGGCTTAGGTTCCAACGAGTTTTGGACCGCCTTCCAGGACCGGCAGGGCACGCTCTGGCTGGGCTCCGACGACCGGGGCCTGATTCGGGTGGAGCCGCGGGCTGCTGGAGCGGATGAGTTCCAACGGGCGCCCGGGCAGCCGGCCCGCCTCAGCATTGGCCATATTACGGAAGACGGCCGCGGGCAGCTGTGGCTGGGCAGCATTGGCAGCGGGCTGCTGCGCTACGACGGGCAGCGCCTGCATAGCTACGGCCCCGAAGTTGGGTTGCATTCCAACAACCCATATTTCGCGGAAGCCGATGCCCAGGGCCGGATTTGGCTGGGTACCGAGCAAGGCCTGGAAGTATTTGACCCGGCTACCCGCCGCACCACGCACTACGGCCTGGCCGAAGGCTTTCTGGGCCAGGAAACCAACCAGGGCGCGGTGCTCATCGAACCCGACGGGCAGGTGTGGGCCGGCACCATCAACGGGCTGATGCGCTACAACCCCGCCGGGGCCCGCCCCAACCGGG
Proteins encoded in this region:
- a CDS encoding helix-turn-helix transcriptional regulator, with the translated sequence MALTRTYLRPAELQRLQQATLLVYATEAGPVFARLAQAAATALSAEIVSLDGFDQSSGMVNLGYYPAQRFSAADFETLRQLLPEHPLFVSLIVERRPEALRTSDFRPSRQFRNSALYQEFYQPTGLPLRELIVGLPVVEYGWITCTLNRAGRDFTEADRYLLTLLVPHFQQAVRQAHLAAAVPGLSPNNFLLHDHFTPREAELLGCLRQGLSDKEISQRLRISPRTVQNHLQNIYVKLAVDNRTAALCKVLGVAG